In a genomic window of Pelecanus crispus isolate bPelCri1 chromosome 1, bPelCri1.pri, whole genome shotgun sequence:
- the CD47 gene encoding leukocyte surface antigen CD47 isoform X4 — MCQFSFFFIGSAQLIFRVTDFVGKSDCNKTVILPCYVTNLKENDVSVMFVTWKKQGKGFFSFDGARQEFFRDQAFQSANLVSQADLPKGDASLMLDSAEADFGNYSCEVTESNREGETTVELKNLSVFSCGKESTPTPKEKCGSWFLLVESVVIIALLILAIILCLAQLRVTAFKYDIVPQKKMSFIVAGVVVTIAAVVGTVLFVQDGYIVQKQAGLGLIVGPAVILVPLQYFIFGIVFDNLPQATFALIGLQILGYIIAMVGFALCVSEPKSSVICEKYTVVDTPWP, encoded by the exons atgtgtcaattttcatttttctttataggTTCTGCCCAGTTGATATTTAGGGTGACAGATTTTGTTGGAAAAAGTGACTGTAATAAAACTGTCATTTTACCTTGCTATGTGACTAATCTAAAGGAGAACGATGTGAGTGTCATGTTTGTTACGtggaaaaaacaaggaaaaggatttttttcttttgatggaGCAAGACAGGAGTTTTTCAGAGATCAAGCATTTCAATCAGCTAACTTAGTATCTCAGGCGGATTTACCCAAGGGTGATGCCTCTCTAATGCTGGACAGTGCGGAAGCAGATTTTGGAAATTACAGTTGCGAAGTAACGGAATcaaacagagaaggagaaacaaCAGTTGAACTTAAAAACCTCTCAG ttTTCAGTTGCGGCAAGGAAAGCACCCCaacaccaaaggaaaaatgtg GATCATGGTTTCTTCTAGTGGAAAGTGTTGTCATCATAGCGTTGCTGATCTTAGCTATTATTTTGTGTTTGGCTCAGTTACGTGTTACTG CATTCAAATATGACATTGTacctcagaagaaaatgagcttTATTGTAGCAGGTGTCGTTGTCACAATTGCTGCTGTTGTAGGCACTGTTCTTTTTGTCCAAG ATGGCTATATTGTACAGAAACAAGCTGGCCTTGGCCTAATTGTAGGACCTGCTGTGATTTTGGTACCACTTCAATACTTTATCTTTGGAATTG TTTTCGATAATCTACCACAAGCCACATTTGCTTTGATAGGCCTGCAGATTCTTGGTTACATAATTGCCATGGTTGGTTTTGCACTGTGTGTCTCAG